From the Gallaecimonas mangrovi genome, one window contains:
- a CDS encoding MFS transporter, whose translation MSEAAAQKPAPPPQTPFNFRLAMGLLGVLLAAMVAGLNEKVAGLTLPDISGALGFSHDGASWLDSFYAAGEMAAMPFSTWFAITFSLRRFHLLLQAVVLLIALILPGIHNLYLLCALRLLQGFFAGALIPLLMMAALRFLPAPIRLHGLALYAMTATLAPNIGIWLAAVCVDYFNDWRLVYWHIIPLGLIAMGLVGWGIPKLPLALPRIKQGNWLGMAIGIPGLMLLAIAFSQGVRLDWFNSPIVCAAMFSGGLLTALFLYGEWCHPTPFIKLQMVVERRNLWLGFTVFFLMLMGMSSAVVIPVQVLESLHDFRMPQLATLGLIVGLPQLVLGSVVAILLYQRWVDARKLFALGLALMALACWLNTSITSQWMVAQFFWAQVLQALGQPMAVVSLLFLATSMVQPMEGPYVSGIVNVLRAMGTTFAGGIIGQILKDRSDFHRHTLAGELGHWQSTPVGHDAGQYSGLIGQQSAVMASADLYWLFTGLFVVLIPVVLCLKYIPAPVVNTTKSANS comes from the coding sequence ATGAGTGAGGCTGCGGCCCAAAAGCCGGCGCCACCGCCACAAACCCCGTTTAACTTTCGCTTGGCGATGGGATTGCTGGGGGTGTTATTGGCAGCCATGGTGGCAGGCCTTAATGAAAAAGTGGCGGGCCTGACATTGCCCGACATTAGCGGGGCCCTGGGTTTTAGCCATGACGGTGCCAGCTGGCTTGATAGCTTTTATGCGGCCGGTGAAATGGCCGCCATGCCGTTTTCGACCTGGTTTGCCATTACCTTTTCGCTGCGCCGCTTTCACCTATTGTTGCAAGCAGTGGTGCTGCTTATTGCCCTTATTTTGCCGGGCATTCATAACCTTTACCTGCTTTGCGCCCTACGTTTGTTGCAAGGTTTTTTTGCTGGCGCCTTAATTCCGCTGTTGATGATGGCGGCGCTGCGGTTCTTACCGGCGCCCATTCGCCTGCACGGTTTAGCGCTTTACGCCATGACCGCGACCCTGGCACCGAATATTGGCATTTGGCTGGCAGCGGTGTGCGTTGATTACTTTAACGACTGGCGCCTGGTGTATTGGCACATTATTCCGCTTGGGCTAATTGCCATGGGCTTAGTGGGCTGGGGCATTCCCAAACTGCCGTTAGCCCTGCCCCGTATTAAACAGGGCAACTGGCTGGGCATGGCCATCGGTATTCCGGGGCTGATGCTGCTGGCAATAGCCTTTAGCCAAGGGGTTAGGCTGGACTGGTTTAACTCCCCCATTGTCTGCGCGGCGATGTTTAGCGGCGGCCTGTTAACGGCGCTCTTTTTATACGGCGAATGGTGCCATCCTACGCCCTTTATCAAACTGCAAATGGTGGTGGAACGGCGCAATCTCTGGCTGGGCTTTACGGTGTTTTTCCTGATGCTGATGGGCATGTCCAGCGCGGTGGTGATCCCGGTGCAGGTGCTGGAAAGCCTGCATGATTTTCGAATGCCGCAACTGGCAACCCTGGGCCTTATTGTTGGCCTGCCGCAGCTGGTTTTAGGCTCGGTGGTGGCAATACTGCTTTATCAGCGCTGGGTTGATGCCCGCAAGTTATTCGCACTAGGCCTGGCCCTAATGGCGCTGGCCTGCTGGCTTAATACCAGTATCACCAGCCAGTGGATGGTGGCGCAGTTTTTCTGGGCGCAGGTACTGCAAGCCTTGGGGCAACCCATGGCCGTGGTGTCGCTGCTGTTTTTAGCCACCAGCATGGTGCAACCCATGGAAGGCCCTTATGTATCGGGGATAGTCAATGTGCTGCGGGCCATGGGCACCACCTTTGCCGGCGGCATTATCGGCCAGATACTCAAAGACCGAAGCGATTTTCACCGCCATACCCTGGCCGGCGAATTAGGCCATTGGCAAAGCACCCCGGTTGGCCATGATGCTGGCCAATACAGCGGCCTGATTGGCCAGCAATCGGCGGTAATGGCAAGTGCCGACCTTTATTGGCTTTTCACCGGGTTATTTGTGGTGCTGATCCCCGTCGTGCTTTGCCTGAAATACATTCCAGCGCCGGTGGTCAATACCACCAAAAGCGCAAACTCATGA